Proteins from one Nicotiana tabacum cultivar K326 chromosome 23, ASM71507v2, whole genome shotgun sequence genomic window:
- the LOC107786989 gene encoding DNA-directed RNA polymerases II and V subunit 8A encodes MVETLFEDIFTVTQKDPDGKKFDRVNRIEARSEQFDMYMLLDVNTEIYPMRVKEKFMMVLASTLNLDGTPDTGYFIQGNKKSLADKFEYVMNGKLYRISEEGSGKHVKADIFVSFGGLLMQLRGDPSIAAKFELDQKIFLLIRKV; translated from the exons ATGGTTGAAACACTATTCGAAGATATATTTACAGTCACTCAAAAAGATCCGGATGGTAAAAAGTTCGATAGAG TTAATCGTATTGAAGCACGAAGTGAGCAGTTTGATATGTACATGCTGTTGGATGTGAACACTGAGATATATCCTATGCGTGTGAAAGAGAAATTTATGATGGTTTTAGCATCTACTTTGAACTTGGACGGGACGCCAGATACTGGTTATTTCATTCAG GGTAACAAGAAATCACTTGCTGACAAGTTCGAATATGTCATGAATGGGAAGCTATATAGGATCTCGGAGGAAGGTTCAGGAAAGCATGTTAAAGC AGACatctttgtttcttttggaggACTTCTGATGCAGCTGAGGGGAGATCCATCCATTGCAGCTAAATTTGAGCTGGATCAGAAGATTTTCCTTCTCATAAGGAAGGTTTGA